Genomic segment of Populus nigra chromosome 6, ddPopNigr1.1, whole genome shotgun sequence:
ATTGAAGATGGTATTATTGCACTAGAAAAACCAAGTTCATCCCTTGAAAAGTGGTTGCACTCGAGTATGAGAGGTATGTGGCTTCTCTAGATGGCATGAGGCATGAAAGCccttaattaaagaaagaaagatctcACCAAATAGTAAAAGATTTGTAGCCTCTCTTATGATGGCGTGGGGGTTTGAGAGCTCATAAAAGGTTTGAGACCTCCCTTGTGATGGTGTGGGAGCTTAAGAGCCCCTCATTGAAGAATGATCAATGGTGTATAAAAGATATATAACCATTCTAGGATGGCATGAGACATGAGAGCTCCAAACCGGAGAGTGGTGCCAGTTTGAGACTGTATTGAAGAAGCGGAAGATCCAAAATCAACCCCTTGTGAATTGGTGAGAGGCCCTTAGACATCACCTAGAGAATAGGGATCCAAGATCAACCCCTAGCGAATTGGTGAGAGGCCTCTAAGAATCATTTAGAGAATGAGAGATCCCATTTTAACCCCTAACAAATTGGTGAGAGGTGTCTAGGCATCACGTGAAGAATAGGGGATTCTAAATCAACCCCTAACGAATTGGTGAGAGGCCTCCAAGCATCACCTGGAGAATAGAAATCTTAGATCAACCCCTGACGAGTTGATGAGAGACCCCTAAGGAGATCAAGTCAATCCCTTCCTTAGAAAGTATCCGGAAGCCCCTACTGAAAATCAGTAGATATGGAATATATGTCAAagatacattatttttatttcaaaaataaacttacattcCTATTGAGGATTATGCATCCTAAGATGATCTGAGTAATATGTACAAGGAAGGTTCTTAGAAGTAACATGTCTTGGAGGTGGCATCAAGGTGTTTGCTTTAACTGCCCTAATAACTTCAAATGAGTGATTCATAGGATACATCAAATGACCATGAGTTAATCTCTCATGGTTTTTCCTATAACTTTCATTTCTATTAAGAGAATGATTTCACCTTGAAGGTTATTGGTTATCCATGTAATAAGAGGGGGCTCATGTCATACAAAATCAACCTCTTCCACcagtatataatttttcataacttgttTCACCTTGAGCAAACTTTTGACTGGTAAGGCATAAACTTTTATCCAAAAAGTATTTCTCTTTTATCCCTTTTATCAAAGTCTTTAAAGCTACTGGCTCAAGCAATTCTCTCACCTTGAGTATTTCCTCATTAAACCTTTTTAAATATGCACATGTATTCTCGCCTTCTTGTTAGGTAACATCAAATAGTTTTGTGGAGCTTTTCTTGGTGGGTAAGTTGGTGCTAAGGCGTGCCACTAGCTTAGCACATAGGTCATTGAACCCATCAATAGAACTTAGCTCTAAATTATTGTACCATATGTGCAGACCTCCAAAAAGTTATGGGGAGGATTTTGTATATTGAGTCCCTGACAAACTCTACAACTGTtggttgaatgatgaatttaaatgttgttttcaaaGGCTACAACTGTTGATGTACACTTTCATGCACTCAAAGCTGGACCCAATGTGCAATAGTTGTAGGTAAAGAGCAATAATCAGATTTATTCCAAAGGGTAAATGACCCCGAAACCAATAGCCACCATCAGATAAAATCTGTTATCGATGCTCCACACATCAATCTTGGACAGTCAAGAACAAAAGCAAGAATACATGACAAGTAGTCTTTTGCAGTCACACTATCGCATTGTGATTACAAGACTTCTGTCAAAGAACTTTGCACCTCCCACCTTACCTTGAATTTTTGTTGGGAGACAGATTACACGTCTCTGGTCCCCTGCTTCAACCAACAATTCAGATCCTCCTCTATACTGCATTTATCAggaaagcataaaaaattatgttaatgttACTAAACAAACTGATTAAACAAAAAAGGAGCAAAAAGATCTTTTTGCAACTATCCCACCAAAAAAAACAGGATACACTGTTGATGATGCCTAAATCAGCGAATTGAGTAAAATTTGTGAATTTTTCGCAATAAAACAATGAATTCATACTTTTCATTATTGGAATTAAAGCTACTTAACACTTGTGCAATAAATCTGCAGTTCAAATAAGGatcttcttttccattttaaagGCTCATGGCTTTTATTCAAGGCGCCAATCAAATCTGCTAACTACAATTGCAGAACTAACATGAATTCAATTTACAAAACTAAGCTcagattattattatatttcaagAGATACAAGTAGATTTCTGTATCCTCTTAATTACAATGACTTAAATGCCAGAATATCGTACTAATTCTAAGAGATTAATCCATCCTAGGAGTTCATTCTATTTATCCTCTTAATTACAATGACTTAAATGCCATAATATCTAACAAATTCTGGAAGTGCATGAAGCTACTCGTGTCTCCCTTGGAATAATTTCCCAGGCATatgaatttctcttttttcGACCAAGACTCAAAAGAACTGCAAttatagaaaacactttctgaactATGATAAAAGATTTCACAAGGACCTTCCGACCTataatatggaaaaaaaagggaggTTTTTCCAGCCATTTAACTACTATTGCAAACTGAAGTAACAAACAAATTTGGACAGTTTGTGAAACATGATAAAGatctttggaaaaaaaaacatatgaaggaAAGGGATATACTTGGTATAGCTTGATCTCTGACTTGTCAAAACCTGGCATGAAAAGCGTAACTGATTTTTCAGCTGCGTCAAACTTTACTGGTGGTGCCATGCTATTGCTGTGACTTGCTGGCAAGGAAAATAAAGTTCTTGCATCATGACCAACAGTGTTTAGCATGACTGAATTCCATTCAGGAGGGTAACCTATTGAGAGATGTGGAATGAAAGCAAAAGGCAAGGGCaaaaagtttttcttgactCCTTCCAATGATTCTTCATTGAAACGTGGTGAAGAAATTCCAATTGCACCAGAAACTTGCGCACCAGCTTGGAGGGTACAGCCCCAATAACGCAAAGCAGCATTCACTGATGTTGGAATGTTAGGGTCCATCACAAGATAGCATCCAAATCTAGATGGTTCATAAAAAGCAGAAGATCCTTGCTGCAGTATAATCAACACAAAATGCTATCAAGTTTGTGTAGAAATGGAGAAGCAAGAAGCGTGAATCACATTTACCATTAACATTGTTTCCAAACTGTCCCATATTTCAGCACTCGTTTTCCTgttcaaattatatttgctaCCACTTAAACTCAATGCTTCATCAACAAGGCTCACGAGTGAAGGACCAGCCAATCTCCCAAGATCAGTCTTCTCGGCCAAATTCCTCAGATATTTCAAATACAATCTGAGCACAGTTATGTTGTTCAATACAGACAGAAATATGAGAGAGAGTTGAGTTGGGGAGGTTAGAAATTCAACTAACCTTGCTTTACTAGCTGCTC
This window contains:
- the LOC133696381 gene encoding uncharacterized protein At1g26090, chloroplastic, with the protein product MATFSSSPLLFANPDSGFSLLERTCKIKMLRRTTATPPSITAASLNDNDDQNSSSKLVTFIGKGGSGKTTSAIFAAQHYAMSGLRTCLVIQTQDPSAEYLLNYKIGTSPTECSDNLWAVRLETSKMLLEPLDRLKQADSRLKMTQGVLEGVVGEELGVLPAMDSIFAVYALAGLVGSLNVNQTNRDKFDIIVYDGVSTDETLRVIGAASKARLYLKYLRNLAEKTDLGRLAGPSLVSLVDEALSLSGSKYNLNRKTSAEIWDSLETMLMQGSSAFYEPSRFGCYLVMDPNIPTSVNAALRYWGCTLQAGAQVSGAIGISSPRFNEESLEGVKKNFLPLPFAFIPHLSIGYPPEWNSVMLNTVGHDARTLFSLPASHSNSMAPPVKFDAAEKSVTLFMPGFDKSEIKLYQYRGGSELLVEAGDQRRVICLPTKIQGKVGGAKFFDRSLVITMR